The window ACGCAGCCCTTCGAACATAGCAGAGATCCCACGGACTTGCATACGGCCGTGAGCGGGCCGGAGATGGATGACCCaaaatcatttccattttgTAGGCTCGAAGGTTTAGGGTCAAAGCTCCCTGCCGAGGATTGCGTAAGGAAACACAATAAAGAACGAACATATCATTCCGAGCGGGTGATGAAATTCTAATCCAGCTACGGAGCAGTCGCTTATCGGTTGTATCGAATACTAGTTCGGACCCGTCGTCCGTCAGAAAACACTTAAGGCACCCGAATCAACCCTTTTATAAATGGCGCGCGTTTTTCACACGCCTCGTGGCCATTAATCTTTAAAGTCTGTCGTTTCTTTTCATCACTTAATCTTAAAGGGCTAAATCTTTGGCGTCGATTCGTTAGGAAAACGCAACGCTGCTGGAAGGGCCAATCAGATGGCGACGTTATTAAACTGCACGCATTCCGTTGCAGAACACAGGTCGCGGGCACAGCAAAGTAGGACATCCAGCTGAACACCCGGCGGGGTGGGCCACAAAGTTTTGGACACACTATTAAGTTTATGATAGATCGGAGACGAAAAAACGGTAAAAGGAAGTGTGAATGACCCGGGGGTGACTGAAGTGTCTCAGCCGAACACGCCCCTCGAACACTTTGACCAAATGTGAAATTATTAATTCATGCCTCTGACACGCACGAACAACTTAATTGTTTCACAGGCTTTTAGTAGTGCATATGCGATCGACTGTCGGTCGTGGGTCTTATGAAGGGGTTTTTAAGGTCTAACATGAACATGTTAGCATCAACCAGCATCAACCAAAAGTATTGCCGATGAATTATGGCCTATGATGGATGGACGAATATATACTTTGGATCGGAGAAACTGAACATGAAATGGTAAAGGGAAAGTGTATCGTGCAGTTGATTGCTGAGACCTTGACCTTGATTGACGCAAGAAACAAAATAGCTCAAAAAACGTAAATGATTCACGAGACTCGCTGGTCCATTAACTGACCGATGGCataatggttttgtttttgctgctatTAGGTTTATGCTTGTGGGACGCGCATGCCAGCCACCAATAGGTTTGACGATCTAGCACCGAGTAAAACCACTTTCACAACGATCTCCTGCCTAATTTTTCTACAGGCTCACCGTGTAATCAAATCTGTACAATCCACTTTGGTTTATGATTTGTACGTAATGCATAGTTTTCGGAACTGCCATTTAAATTCCTATACATATAAAAGGAAACGATAGTggtaaaatatgaaaatagCCGCATAACAAAAGCCATTGTAGCTACGAAAGTAAAAGGAGTTCAATCTCTCATTTTCACttatttgaaagaaaacatggatatttaaaacaattgcCCCTGATATATATATGGATAGTATCGTTTATTCAGCAAACATTGATTCACGCCACATTCGCCACCTGGCAGAAAGCCAAACATGCCCCGCATAATGTGGTGTTTCAGTTGGCGAAGGTAACTCCGAACGGAATGCAGATCACTTTGCGCTGGTTGTGCACGGTGTCTAGCACCTGTAGCCTATCGTTCCCTTCCAGCGGAACGTACGTATTCCAAAAGTTATTTACTATCGCCAAACGACAGCCGTTACCGTACGATTCCAAGTCCGTCCGCATTTTGGTAATTTCATAGTGGATACCCTGTTTCACGAGAACGGTGTGGCTGCGATAGAGACGCGTATCCGCCTCGTACGTTCCGAGACTTTGGATGGCTCTTTTGTTCCTCTCGACATCGTTCACTGGTGTGCTAGCCGTTGGTGCAAACACCGTCTTTACCTTCTTCTCGCAAACGGCGTACGGCGAACCGTACGTGAAATCATGCGCCCGGAATGTGTACGGACACTCGGGGTTCAGTTCGGCGTAGCTGTTCACCCAGACGGTTCCACAGCGCAATCCGTACGCAACCTCGAACGTCAGCGACAGGTCCTCCGTCCAGAGGGACACCGATCCACCGTGGTTGCGGTTGACCAATGTAACTGCTTCCTTGGCAGTGCGAAAAACGTTCAGCATCACAATCGGAGCAGACA of the Anopheles cruzii unplaced genomic scaffold, idAnoCruzAS_RS32_06 scaffold02334_ctg1, whole genome shotgun sequence genome contains:
- the LOC128276748 gene encoding aldehyde dehydrogenase family 16 member A1-like, which translates into the protein PGDFINLLLQFPGFAASDEQLTLTAGIPLHLAYCTMVVFESSDLESASDRLALAWSTNCAPWAIRNVLIQESIKDEFVELVRSKLKPFTDSQKRFLEDPLKRAIDAANQLGAQLVQSASDESPTKPTLAFLPGVQYLLSAGTSLKASMSAPIVMLNVFRTAKEAVTLVNRNHGGSVSLWTEDLSLTFEVAYGLRCGTVWVNSYAELNPECPYTFRAHDFTYGSPYAVCEKKVKTVFAPTASTPVNDVERNKRAIQSLGTYEADTRLYRSHTVLVKQGIHYEITKMRTDLESYGNGCRLAIVNNFWNTYVPLEGNDRLQVLDTVHNQRKVICIPFGVTFAN